In the uncultured Methanobacterium sp. genome, one interval contains:
- a CDS encoding decaprenyl-phosphate phosphoribosyltransferase, translated as MFKDVLISMRPKQWYKNLVIFIGIVFSLNLLNFNLWINAIYAFIGFCLLSGSIYIINDYLDIEKDRNHPTKCKRPLASGRLKASQGLLFSAIFIITALILTYIVNISLLITSLAFFSLIIIYSLFLKEICLVDILTISTGFVLRAVAGCVAIGVLVSPWLILCTFLLALFLALGKRRHELVLLKNKATDHRKILSGYSREMLDQMMNITTSTLIMSYSIYAFLATNIYIMTTIPLAFYGIFRYLFLLHNKDMGGEPEMLFKDRGMISCMFLWVIMVVGVLYFIK; from the coding sequence ATGTTTAAAGACGTATTAATATCAATGCGACCTAAACAATGGTATAAAAATCTGGTTATATTCATTGGGATCGTGTTTTCATTAAATCTTTTGAATTTTAATTTATGGATAAACGCTATTTATGCATTTATAGGGTTTTGCTTACTTTCGGGAAGCATATACATAATCAATGACTATCTTGATATTGAAAAAGATCGCAACCACCCCACCAAATGCAAACGTCCCCTGGCATCGGGAAGATTGAAAGCATCACAGGGGCTGTTATTCTCAGCAATATTCATTATCACAGCATTGATATTAACTTATATTGTTAACATAAGCCTGTTAATAACTTCATTGGCTTTTTTTAGCCTGATAATTATTTACTCGCTGTTCCTTAAGGAAATCTGTTTGGTGGACATCCTAACTATTTCCACTGGTTTTGTACTAAGGGCAGTTGCAGGCTGTGTGGCTATAGGCGTTCTTGTATCTCCCTGGCTTATTCTCTGCACATTCCTTCTGGCCCTGTTTTTAGCTCTTGGAAAACGAAGACATGAACTTGTTTTACTCAAAAACAAAGCAACGGATCATCGAAAAATACTGTCTGGTTATTCCAGGGAAATGCTGGACCAGATGATGAACATAACCACGTCCACACTCATCATGTCATATTCCATCTATGCCTTCCTGGCTACCAATATCTACATAATGACCACAATACCCCTGGCATTCTACGGGATTTTCCGTTACTTATTCCTTTTACATAACAAGGATATGGGAGGGGAACCAGAGATGTTATTTAAAGATCGAGGTATGATCTCCTGTATGTTCCTGTGGGTGATAATGGTAGTAGGAGTACTATATTTCATTAAATGA
- a CDS encoding RtcB family protein, which produces MVMEETLRKVRDCVWEVPGDYKKAMKVPGRIYLDDEAIKTLEKGAVDQVANVACLPGIQKFSIGLPDIHFGYGFSIGGVGAFSSRTGVISPGGVGFDINCGVRLLRTNLTFEEVQSQIKELIDVMFRNVPSGVGSKGKIRLKEGEIDDVLDNGAKWAVENGYGWEEDLEYLEENGCMADADSTRVSDKAKKRGIPQLGSLGSGNHFLEVQKVEEIFDADAASTFGLEKGQVTVLIHSGSRGCGHQVCSDYLRTMDKAAKRYKMDLPDRQLACAPVESEEAQDYFAAMAGAANYAWTNRQMIVHWVRESFEQVFHRDAEDMGMGIVYDVAHNIAKKETHTIKGRNTPLYVHRKGATRAFGPGREELPSDYRKIGQPVFIPGTMGTSSYVLHGTQTAMDETFGSTAHGAGRQMSRAGAKRNYRGEDILKILEGKGIYVRANSMPVVAEEAPGAYKDVDQVVRTAHTAGISRLVGRMVPIGVAKG; this is translated from the coding sequence ATGGTTATGGAAGAAACTCTTAGAAAGGTACGTGATTGTGTTTGGGAAGTTCCTGGAGATTATAAAAAGGCAATGAAAGTACCTGGTCGAATATATCTCGATGATGAGGCAATTAAAACCCTGGAAAAGGGAGCAGTTGACCAGGTGGCCAATGTAGCCTGCCTACCAGGGATACAGAAATTCTCAATAGGACTTCCGGACATCCACTTTGGTTATGGATTCAGTATAGGTGGAGTAGGGGCTTTCAGTAGCAGAACAGGAGTTATAAGCCCAGGGGGTGTGGGCTTTGACATAAACTGTGGTGTAAGACTGCTCCGCACAAACCTCACCTTTGAAGAAGTTCAGTCCCAAATCAAAGAATTGATCGATGTCATGTTTCGTAACGTCCCCTCTGGAGTAGGAAGCAAAGGAAAAATCAGACTTAAAGAGGGTGAAATCGACGATGTGCTGGATAACGGCGCTAAATGGGCTGTGGAAAATGGTTATGGTTGGGAAGAAGATTTGGAGTACTTAGAAGAGAACGGATGCATGGCTGATGCAGACTCTACCCGTGTGAGTGATAAAGCCAAAAAACGGGGAATACCTCAATTGGGCAGTCTGGGATCAGGTAACCATTTCCTGGAAGTTCAGAAAGTAGAGGAAATATTCGATGCTGATGCCGCCAGTACATTTGGCCTGGAAAAAGGACAGGTAACCGTACTCATCCATTCCGGAAGCAGGGGATGCGGACATCAGGTTTGCAGTGATTACCTGCGAACCATGGACAAAGCAGCCAAGCGTTACAAAATGGATTTACCCGACCGGCAACTGGCCTGTGCTCCAGTCGAATCAGAGGAAGCTCAAGATTATTTCGCAGCAATGGCCGGCGCTGCTAACTATGCCTGGACCAACCGGCAGATGATCGTCCACTGGGTCCGAGAATCCTTTGAACAGGTATTTCATCGTGATGCAGAAGACATGGGCATGGGAATTGTCTACGATGTAGCCCACAACATTGCCAAGAAAGAAACCCACACCATCAAGGGTAGAAACACTCCACTTTATGTCCACAGGAAAGGAGCCACCAGAGCTTTTGGACCTGGAAGGGAAGAGTTACCATCAGATTACCGAAAAATTGGGCAACCAGTATTTATCCCTGGAACCATGGGCACATCTTCCTATGTTTTACACGGTACGCAGACAGCAATGGATGAAACCTTTGGGTCCACTGCCCATGGGGCAGGACGCCAGATGAGCCGGGCTGGTGCCAAGCGTAACTATCGTGGTGAGGATATCCTCAAAATCCTGGAAGGTAAGGGAATATATGTGAGGGCCAATTCCATGCCGGTAGTGGCAGAAGAAGCCCCTGGAGCATACAAGGATGTGGATCAGGTAGTTCGCACTGCCCACACCGCAGGTATTTCCAGGTTAGTGGGTAGAATGGTGCCTATTGGAGTGGCCAAGGGGTAA